The Arachis ipaensis cultivar K30076 chromosome B07, Araip1.1, whole genome shotgun sequence genome includes a window with the following:
- the LOC107609591 gene encoding uncharacterized protein LOC107609591: MASEKTNGEQEMPKKKKNRNEEVKLHDLLNDVVSPILFPEPTNSAPLLHRIKTSLSRNAPLIPQASRNTARDTLLWTRAGSPLRPILLISVGTITILALTGLLVFTLFFLFATINVVIVSLLISLAAAAGCLALFFACVTAIYIAALLVAIFAISTVIFWTIVAIAITTAWIGFFYTVWLVTRKSLGFAKQSLSVTSSAISTCSAAWGTRNLKHD, encoded by the exons ATGGCGTCAGAAAAAACCAACGGAGAACAAGAGAtgccgaagaagaagaagaacagaaaTGAGGAGGTGAAGCTTCACGACCTTCTTAACGACGTCGTTTCCCCAATTCTGTTCCCCGAACCCACTAACTCTGCGCCCCTGCTCCACCGAATCAAGACCTCACTCTCCCGCAACGCTCCACTCATCCCCCAAGCTTCTAGAAACACCGCACGTGACACCCTCCTCTGGACACGTGCCGGCTCTCCCCTCCGCCCCATACTCCTCATCTCC GTTGGGACAATTACTATTCTTGCTTTGACAGGACTACTTGTATTTACGCTTTTCTTTCTCTTTGCGACTATAAATGTTGTCATTGTCTCCCTTCTTATATCTTTGGCAGCAGCTGCAGGATGCTTGGCTCTTTTCTTTGCTTGCGTGACGGCTATATATATTGCAGCATTGTTAGTAGCAATATTTGCTATATCCACGGTTATATTTTGGACCATTGTGGCTATTGCAATTACTACAG CATGGATTGGATTCTTTTACACGGTGTGGTTGGTAACTAGAAAGAGCCTCGGATTTGCCAAACAATCGTTGAGCGTGACCAGCTCGGCGATTTCAACTTGCTCTGCTGCTTGGGGTACTCGCAACTTAAAACACGACTGA